In Scylla paramamosain isolate STU-SP2022 chromosome 8, ASM3559412v1, whole genome shotgun sequence, the sequence TGTATTTATACTAAATATTCATGTTTAATTTGCACTTCTTTCATATTATATTAAAATGTTGATGTTTATAAACTTATCCTCCATttttggatgattttttttttttttgggggggggactggctactcagtgagccttttgatttttgctctttttgttgcccgtggccagtgcccctcttacataaaaagaaaaaaaaaaagaacttgtgtTTAGTTGTGTTCCTTGTAACCATCTGTGGTGGTTAGAATAGGGAACCCTTAGGCCAGTTCAACAAGCTGCTTTATCCTTTATCAGATTGAGGAGGAGCTGACAGCCATGTACCGTCTGCTGTGGAGGATCCTGAGTGCCACCGTGGGTATCATCGCCCTGGTGGTCACCGTTACTAAGTATCCTCAGTACCTCAATATCCTTCATGAAAATAAACTGTGGTTCTCCAACATAAAGGTGAGTTTATCATGGTTGCTTTCTCTATTGCCCTCAGGAAATACCTTCTTGCCAATTATATGTGAAAAATTGTATCACTTGTCTATTGTTGGTCTGAATTGttaaatacttatttttgtttgcCGCATTTCATTATTGCATGATAATTTTCTAAGTTCTGGTGTGCAGACTTGGCATTGACATTAATGTTACCTTAGTATGTAAAGTTCAGTAAACCTATTATAATAAAgtaaaactaaacaacaataaacattaaaacTACTATACAttattgaaaaagaaatatgtatgcatgtggCAAGCCAGAGCATTTTGACAAGTATGCTTCAGGACAGTCACTCAGCAACCCTTTTCATGACGTGTCCAGTACGAGCCATATCAGTAATGATAACATTTTGTGAAAGGTGTACCACACTTAATATGGTAAGTTAAAATGAGTAACACACTGAAAAAGTCTGGGAACCACTATCTTAAAGGAACAGAAGATCATAAGATTCTGAAGTTAACAATTGCAACATAGATTCATAAAAACTGTTCTTTCACTTAAGTTCTGCTGATTGTATTTCAGGAAGTTGAACGTGAAATATCTTTCCGCACTGAGCAAGGTCTGTATTATTCCTACTACAAACAGCTAATTGAAGCTCCTACTTGGATACAGGTTAGTCATCAGAGTTACAAGATACTTGTGTTTTCTGCAATGAAAGAAGATGGACTATAAAGGACTCTTAAGAAAAAATTTGCACTATATTACAGTAAAATTTTTACAGCATTGAAAAATTACATTTCTTCTCTGCAGATTTTCCCATTTTATAATTGTAATGCAACATATTTATCTTAAATGTTACTTGTAGATTGGTTTTGAGTCATCTATTTGTCTTCTTGTTGTCTTATCTGGGTCATAACCATTGACCTGTACATGTGTGCTTagttcttttcccatatagcatAACCAAATAAGTATGAATGCACTGACAGTAAAACAGATGGAAAAGTCAAAACGAAATTGCATATTCTGAAACTTTTATTCTTTAATCATTTAAGAAAAATGTTGTGGAAAACATCTCCAACCTAAGTTATTGTTCACTAAACATTCATTCTTAATTTCTCTCAGGGTTATCAACAGCTACTTAGGGACAATGCAACAGAACACGGACGAACAATTAATATTGTGCACCGCTTCAATATCTTACCAGAAATGATCATCAGTATTGTTTACAGGTCAGTTGAAATGTAAAGTTTGCTGTGGTGACCTGCTTCAACAATACAAGCTAATATCTTTCTAATTGTATTTTTATCTCTATCCAGATGGCTGTCTCCTGAAGAGGCTCCCAGTGTGTTCTATGTATCCAGTGTATTTCTCCTGCATGGTGTATATGGAGCCACTCTCTACATCACTTCCTGGCTTCTGAGTGACTCTGTGTTGGCTGGCATGATAGCAGTTACTCTGTTTATAATCCACAGGTAATGATGGAGTTATCTGGATATTTATGCAACTTATGTTAGTTTAGTTGAATTCATAAGGCAATATTCACATTTGATTATGTTCAAACTTTATTATGTTGGTATATGTACAAGATGTAATCAGAAAATTTCCAGACTGTCTGTGTACCAAAGAAATAGAGTATATGAGTGGAGACTCAGTTGAAATCATAGATGGTACTTTCCACACTGAAAGAATGGGACTTCCAGTGAGCATACGTACAATCGTGGTAGAAACACAGGGGGCGGTGCATTGCTCTACAAGATTGCTACTTCAAAAGGATGGTAGTCCATTTTAAATCAACTTTGTAGTCTGCTTTTTATAGTTGTACTATTCAGGGAGCTTTTGATTACacatatgtatgtctgtctcatGGAGAGTATGAAATTCCAAtaatttcatgcatttcaggaTAGATACAACAAGAGTGAACTATGCTGTTCCCTTGAGAGAGAGCTTTGCAATACCTCTGCTGTTTCTTCAAGTACTCCTCATATGCATGTATATTCGAACCAACAACTGGAAGGTTTGTACATAAAGCTCAGTCTGGTGTCCGTGCCCCATCCAGTGTGTGCTTTCAAAATTTGTTGTTTTAAAATACTAAATTTCCAATAAGCATAAGAAATAGATATGTGTGactattttattcatataatatatatatatatatatatatatatatatatatatatatatatatatatatatatatatatatatatatatatatatatatatatatatatatatatatatatatatatatatatatatatatatatatgtatatatatgtgtgtgtgtgtgtgtgtgtgtgtgtgtgtgtgtgtgtgtgtgtgtgtgtgtgtgtgtaataataataccattgAATATACAAAATTGTAATACAGAACTTATGAAACGTAGATGTAGGTGTCAAAATATGGTTTATTTTGGATTCAGTATAGAATTAGTGAAAAACAGATCTTGATTGGCGCAGGACTTGTGAGACAACTATAATTTTGTCTGTAATCTAGATATGACCTTATTTTCTTAGGGAATTTCTCATGAGTATCTATTCTGCACCATCATAGTTCATTGTGGTCATTCATTCCATTCCAGAAAGTCAAGTTGGCAGGAATCACTGTGCTGACTGTGATGTTCCTGTTGAGTTGGCAGTTTGGACCATTTGTTCTTCTCTGCCAGCTCTCCTGTTTGATGGTTCTTAGCAGATTTCTTCTATTGCCTGCATCTAAAGTATGACATGATTTGAACATgcattaaattattattattattcatttatttatattttatttatttaattttttttttaaatcaagaGATTGCAATAAGTGAAGCATTTCATAATTCATATAATTCTTGAGGATGGATTTGTGCTCTGCCTTTTTCAtagataagattttttttttcttttctgagtAATATTTCcctgttttagtgtttttatgtGGTATCAGGTATTTAGGAATAAGTGACAGaacaaattgataaataaaaatgtcttCTTATAGAAAATCATAGATATTGTAGAGTTGTTGTTATGAACACAAGCCATTGCAAATGACTTTTGTCCTGCAGGTGAgcatgatggtggttgtggtggctgtCAGTCTGCTGGTGAACTGTGTAGTGCAGAACAAGCCACCTCTCCTGATATCCTCCCCTGCCTTGTCCATGGTGGTTCCTGCCCTCATCATCAGCATGACACCATCAGATGGCAGCCTTGGAGCCTTTCTGAGGTTCACCATCGCAGCAGCAGAAATGTCTTTGGTGTTGCTGGCCACTGTTCTGATCAGTGGTGCCATAAAAGTAaggtttacttttttatttgcttgaatcaggaataaaaccaaagtttttattatttacaatTACATTATCACTCATAATTCTTAATGTGATAGTATTTTTCCATGCACTTATTTATGTATAATATACCTTAAGTAGAATTTAGTGGTTGCTTTTCTGATTATTTAttgtggatatttttttatttatatcaaaTGAGTTAAAACACAAAATGTATTCTGTTGCAGATCTTCATGAACATAGATGCAGATTCTCATGTCTATCAGCTTCTGCTGGCCAAGTTTCAAGTAGGAGATCCAAGAGATTTTGATTCACGGCTGTACATGTGCACTGAGGCCTTCGATTACATGGACTTAGAGACAGTGGGCAGACTTTGTGACAGTGGACTTCTGTTTGCTTATGGCCTTGGTATTCTCATTTATTCCATATCCACCTTGAGAGTGTTCCTTAACAATGCTCTTGAAGTAACAGAAGATTCAGAGACAGAAAAGTTCTTTGAAAATAGACAAAAGAATCTTGAACTGTCCATGAATTCAGAGGCATTTCTGTTTGATcagtatgaagaaacagaagaaagaaaagaagcagtgaACTATGAAAGGGACATGTTTGAAGATATGACCTGTGATGGGAAAGATATGCTTGAAGAAGATATAACACAGTGCAGTGCATCTCTTCAGTGTTCCACAGAGCAGCAGATCATAAAGGGAAGACTAGACTTAGTTTTCTTTGTAGGTATGTGGTGTTACatgttctgattttttttttttttttaagggataaAAGCTTGTGTAGTTTCACTTTATATGTTACAAGTGCCATCTTGGCTATCCTGGTTATTGTTTGGCTGCCAGATCCACAGCTTGTTGCAGAGATAAGAGCATCACATGTATGGCTTTTAAGGGATTCTACaaaagagatgattagcagtAAGGAAAGTTTGATTGCTTGGTTGTGgctcagtgatttttttttttcatggatatTATCTGTCTTTGACTACACTACACTACTTGACAGTAAAATTCAGATCAAATATTCATATTCTCATGGTGGGCTAAGATATAACCGTGGTATGGATTTTTTTGATGTGGTATTTTGAAATTATTTTAAattttgtaatgtgattgatACACGATTGTGATTATAAGTTATCTTTATAATTCCTTTTATAGAGAGATTAGGAGTTAGATAAATTCAGGAACTTCAGGGAGGATTTATGGTTCTTAATGCCAGCCTTGGGaccttgattttttatttatttatttatttatttttgttttgttttgttttgtttgtatttatatatttatatttctgaTATCACAGTAAATCTGATTTTGAAAGAACTTTTGTATGTAATTGTATATATCTGTGCTTGTCTGAATACAAGTAGACACATGCATAATATTTGCTCATTTATTTGCTTTAAACTCTACACAAAAATTTATGGAAGATGTAGTTCATTGTAAAAACAGGCATGTATGCATATTATTACAAATATTTATCAAACAGAGggggggaaaataaataatatgactTTCATCAGGAATGTCTGTGATGTGGAACATTTTGGCTGCACTCATCATGCGCCTGAAGGTGCTGTGGATGccaactgtgtgtgtgattgtcgGGGTTGTAATGGCAGACCGACAGGTGTGTGTCGCCTTGACTCAGGTGCTCGGGGTGCGGGCAGTGAGACTACCACAGTGGTTCCCAGGAGGCCTCAAGATGGTTATTGCTTTGGGATACCTTCTTTATCTTATCCAAAAGGTAAATTAACtgttctttcacacacacacacacacacacacacacacacacacacacacacacacacacacacacagctttaaagatgaatatgataaattaactttaaaagGTGGGACATTACGaacttgactcaatcctgtacaaatacaaataaataaaaactcacgTACACAAGTCAGTTCACCTTATGAGGTCCTTATTCTCATGTGAGTTATTTCAGTCTCTTTCTTGTTCATAAGTGATAGGAAGAGCATGACCTGGCTTCATAATCTATGGCTAAATAGAGCAATGCTGCCACTGCTTCCTGTATATCTCAAAAGGTCATCAAAAGAGATGGAGTGAGAGAACTGGGATCCCCTCCTCTGTACAAGTgatttctgttttcttgtatGAACTCCTTGTCATCATGcttgaggaagaaaatattggcAAGATAATTGTTATGTGCATTTGGAAGTGGTTTTTGAAAAttgcataagaaaaataaagaaaaccaacCATACTGAATGTCTTGCAGTTTTGGGGCCAGCTGTCTTCTGAAATATGGCCTGAAGAAGTGTATGAATTCTGGGATCCTGACACAGTGGAGCTGATGGAGTGGATCCAGTCATACACCCCCACTACTGCTGTGTTTGCTGGCTCCATGCAGCTTTTGGCAGGTGttaagctttgtaccagacgcCACATCACCAACCACCCACATTATGAAGACTCATGGCTTAGGGATCGCACACATGAGGTATGAGCATCCTTTGCAGTCAGTCCTTATTTGAACTGTGCACTCTATAGTTCCAGTGGCTCACTCACACAGTACTGCCACATCAtattaattttcatgtttttattagAAAAACTAAATCATTGCCTTCAGGTGGCATTTTGAACCACAAGCATATTTTGTATGACTAATTGGATGGCTGATCAACCAACAAAGTGATGAATGCCTGGATTAGTAAACAATTATTCAACATTTCCTAGTaatgaatattattttttccatgcatttcacTGATGATAAATTTTGCAGAATCAGCCCTCCATATAGATAACTTTTCATGTAACAGATTTGCTTGGATTCCACCAAGGTGGAAATAATTAAGTTTTCACTGTATGTAATACTGCAAAAATTATGTAAGCTGCAATATGTCCATtaaaaagcatatatatatatatatatatatatatatatatatatatatatatatatatatatatatatatatatatatatatatatatatatatatatatatatatatataattttttatttatttatttttttttttctcaacactCCTGCCACTACACAGAAATGAAAGCTTCTTATAGATGTAGCTGCAGGCTCAGTTGCTGTGGTGTCTTAGTCATTTTTTCTTACAGATATACAAGATATATGGATGTGAATCTCCAGAAATTGTGTACAACACTTTGAAGGCTGCTGGTGCTACTCATATAATTCTGGAGGACAGTATTTGCTTGGCTCCTCCTGATCCCAGACATCCACTCTGCAGACTTGTGGACATAGTGGATCTTCACAGCGGCCATGTTAGTAACACGTGCTGGGTGTTTTACTGTAATTGTTAGTTCCAAGAAATAAgtgtgataaagaaaatatatttcatttaacaataatgtggaataggttaggtttgaaAAATTTGTGAGGAGTGTATGATAAAATAGGAATTTCTGTAATTTTCATCCTACTGTAAAATTTGTGGAGGAATTATGATAACAGACTTGTTTTTGTAACCGTTGTTCACCATTTGAGATGATGACAACCCCAAGCCAAGGTGTACATTTCAGTTATTCTCTATAGAAACTGATCCATGTCTGTTACTTGTAATAACTGTTGCATGTAACCTTTAAGACAATTAGAATGACATTAATATTCCTTGTGGTAGTGCAGCATGGCCTGGCTGCTCACTCCATTTGATTGGAAGGACACTGCCACTGTGTTATTGTGTGTTACAAGGGGCAGCTAGACAGTAGAGAGTGAAGGGACTAAGGAGCCTTTCCTGAAACTGTATTTTATTCCCACTGAAAACATCATGTATCGTTTAGGTTATccaccttaaccctttcactgctagataACATTTTCCATATTCACTTatggctttttatttatttttttattttacacttATTTGTGTACTCTTATTAAAGGATGACCATAGCAATCAAAATGTCAAGGTAGAATCCCAGTCTGGTATGCAGACTAATTCCAGATTAATAAATGTGATAATTTTCATGCATTCAAATGTGCACTTTATGCTAGTTTTTACtagattcttcttctttttacagtTCCCTGAAGGAGAAGTGAAAAATATACCTGGGCTTCAGGCATGCAAGCACAGACGATTTTGTGATGCGGTTCGCCATAGAACAAAGGAGTATAGTAGATTGTTCTCTCTAGTAATGAATAACAAGACATTCAGAGTGTACAGCTTGATGGGAACATAGCAGTAATCAAGAAACCTTTATAGCCTGAGACTGTGTTAAACACTGAACATTTGTTTTACATATTTGAGC encodes:
- the LOC135103087 gene encoding probable C-mannosyltransferase DPY19L3 is translated as MKPREITEMDKEDRDEEEEEEEEEEEEEEDDDEIEDSNEEQISGEVSTENSDKEEADKEDVEVKDTNTDAVEGDNTSRGSKPRSIVEAMNDYLESIFSTEEEQDEEIEEELTAMYRLLWRILSATVGIIALVVTVTKYPQYLNILHENKLWFSNIKEVEREISFRTEQGLYYSYYKQLIEAPTWIQGYQQLLRDNATEHGRTINIVHRFNILPEMIISIVYRWLSPEEAPSVFYVSSVFLLHGVYGATLYITSWLLSDSVLAGMIAVTLFIIHRIDTTRVNYAVPLRESFAIPLLFLQVLLICMYIRTNNWKKVKLAGITVLTVMFLLSWQFGPFVLLCQLSCLMVLSRFLLLPASKVSMMVVVVAVSLLVNCVVQNKPPLLISSPALSMVVPALIISMTPSDGSLGAFLRFTIAAAEMSLVLLATVLISGAIKIFMNIDADSHVYQLLLAKFQVGDPRDFDSRLYMCTEAFDYMDLETVGRLCDSGLLFAYGLGILIYSISTLRVFLNNALEVTEDSETEKFFENRQKNLELSMNSEAFLFDQYEETEERKEAVNYERDMFEDMTCDGKDMLEEDITQCSASLQCSTEQQIIKGRLDLVFFVGMSVMWNILAALIMRLKVLWMPTVCVIVGVVMADRQVCVALTQVLGVRAVRLPQWFPGGLKMVIALGYLLYLIQKFWGQLSSEIWPEEVYEFWDPDTVELMEWIQSYTPTTAVFAGSMQLLAGVKLCTRRHITNHPHYEDSWLRDRTHEIYKIYGCESPEIVYNTLKAAGATHIILEDSICLAPPDPRHPLCRLVDIVDLHSGHFPEGEVKNIPGLQACKHRRFCDAVRHRTKEYSRLFSLVMNNKTFRVYSLMGT